Proteins encoded within one genomic window of Brenneria nigrifluens DSM 30175 = ATCC 13028:
- the purM gene encoding phosphoribosylformylglycinamidine cyclo-ligase: protein MTDKTSLSYKDAGVDIDAGNALVDRIKGVVKQTRRPEVMGGLGGFGALCALPQKYREPILVSGTDGVGTKLRLAMDLKRHDTIGIDLVAMCVNDLVVQGAEPLFFLDYYATGKLDVDTAASVISGIAEGCKQSGCALVGGETAEMPGMYHGEDYDVAGFCVGVVEKSAIIDGSKVRAGDALVALASSGPHSNGYSLVRKILEVSKADPAKVTLENRPLADHLLAPTKIYVKSILSLIEKIDVHAISHLTGGGFWENIPRVLPEGMQANIDEASWRWPEVFNWLQQAGNVSRHEMYRTFNCGVGMLVVLPAEQADEAVALLNGSGETAWKIGLINQTDTGDSVVIN from the coding sequence GTGACCGACAAAACCTCTCTCAGCTATAAAGACGCAGGCGTGGATATTGATGCTGGCAACGCATTGGTAGACCGCATCAAAGGTGTAGTGAAACAGACCCGTCGCCCGGAAGTCATGGGTGGCCTGGGTGGTTTCGGGGCCTTGTGCGCCTTACCGCAAAAATACCGCGAACCCATTCTGGTTTCCGGCACTGACGGAGTCGGCACCAAGCTGCGTCTGGCGATGGATCTCAAACGTCACGACACCATCGGCATCGATCTGGTCGCCATGTGCGTCAACGATCTGGTGGTGCAAGGGGCCGAACCGTTATTCTTCCTGGATTACTACGCCACCGGCAAGCTGGATGTCGACACCGCGGCCAGCGTGATTAGCGGTATCGCCGAAGGCTGTAAACAATCAGGCTGCGCGCTGGTGGGCGGCGAGACGGCGGAAATGCCGGGCATGTACCACGGCGAAGATTACGACGTCGCCGGTTTCTGCGTCGGCGTAGTCGAGAAATCCGCCATCATCGACGGCAGTAAGGTGCGCGCCGGCGACGCCCTGGTGGCCCTGGCCTCCAGCGGCCCGCATTCCAACGGCTACTCGCTGGTGCGTAAAATTCTCGAAGTCAGCAAAGCCGATCCGGCCAAGGTGACACTGGAAAACCGCCCCCTGGCCGACCACCTGCTGGCGCCGACCAAAATCTACGTTAAATCCATTCTGTCGCTGATTGAAAAAATCGACGTCCACGCCATTTCCCACCTCACGGGCGGCGGCTTCTGGGAAAATATTCCGCGCGTGCTGCCGGAAGGCATGCAGGCGAACATTGATGAAGCAAGCTGGCGGTGGCCGGAGGTGTTCAACTGGCTGCAGCAGGCGGGTAACGTCAGCCGCCACGAAATGTATCGCACATTTAACTGCGGTGTTGGTATGCTCGTCGTACTGCCCGCCGAGCAGGCAGACGAGGCCGTGGCGTTATTAAACGGCAGTGGTGAAACCGCATGGAAAATCGGCTTGATTAATCAAACCGATACCGGAGATTCAGTGGTCATTAACTGA
- the tesA gene encoding multifunctional acyl-CoA thioesterase I/protease I/lysophospholipase L1: protein MNFKNVFRGSEIGCHSSRWTGLCKHVFVLLLLGLFSVRALAADTLLILGDSLSAGYRMPAASAWPALLDQKWQTRPDGVKVVNASISGDTAGQGLARLPALLKQHQPRWVLIELGGNDGLRGFPPNNIEQDLSKIITLVEQAQAQPLLMQIRLPTNYGRRYNESFSDVYPRLAKQFSIPLVPFFMEQVYLKPEWILEDGIHPARDAQPFIADWMAQQLESLYPIDFELQEGGN, encoded by the coding sequence ATGAACTTCAAGAATGTTTTCCGCGGGTCCGAGATTGGTTGCCATAGCTCTCGCTGGACTGGTCTTTGCAAACATGTTTTCGTCCTTTTACTTCTGGGATTATTCAGTGTACGCGCTTTGGCGGCGGATACTTTACTGATACTGGGCGATAGCCTCAGCGCGGGCTATCGCATGCCTGCCGCCAGCGCCTGGCCCGCCCTGCTGGATCAGAAATGGCAGACGCGGCCGGACGGCGTAAAAGTCGTTAACGCCAGCATCAGCGGCGACACCGCCGGCCAAGGGCTGGCGCGTCTTCCGGCGCTGCTGAAGCAGCATCAGCCGCGCTGGGTGCTGATCGAACTTGGCGGCAATGACGGGCTGCGCGGCTTTCCGCCGAACAACATCGAACAGGATCTGAGCAAAATCATTACGCTGGTCGAACAGGCGCAGGCGCAGCCGCTGCTGATGCAAATCCGCCTGCCGACCAATTACGGCCGCCGCTACAATGAGTCATTCAGCGACGTTTATCCGCGGCTGGCAAAACAGTTTTCCATTCCTCTGGTGCCGTTCTTTATGGAACAGGTGTATCTTAAGCCAGAGTGGATACTGGAGGACGGCATCCATCCCGCCCGTGATGCCCAACCCTTTATCGCCGACTGGATGGCGCAACAGCTGGAATCCTTATACCCAATAGATTTCGAGTTGCAGGAAGGCGGCAACTGA
- a CDS encoding TonB-dependent siderophore receptor, with translation MKNKKIRRNGWPALALLPFGMQAAAETRNDTLEVIATAEQQAETGYQPHTTVTGTRSESRLLDVPQAVNVVPSQVIADRAVRNIDEALYNVSGITQSNTLGGTQDALIKRGFGDNRDGSLFRDGVRSIQARNFTPTSERVEVLKGPASMLYGMGEPGGVINIISKKPQLVQKTHIEGWGSSFNGGGGQLDVTGPLGASGLAYRMVVDHDETDYWRNFGRNRQTTIAPSLMWYGEETTVRVAYEHMEYLTPFDRGTIIDPNSDKPVNTPRESRFDEHYNATRGDQDSITLQAERNLSDRWKSSLTYSYNRNRYSDNQARAMSYDADSGILTRRPDATGYAHAQTQVVQLTFNGDIDWGRVNHQLLLGFDYEADRTFRGDMIRGTNNSTDFTIYHPVYGQLAPSSNVIASDSDQRENIDSSGFFLQDVIRLNDRWQLLGGVRYDSFDVMAGKGRPFVTRTDSSYNRVVPRAGIIYNLTPYSSLYASYSESFKPNSSIADQIGSLPPEIGQSYEIGAKLDLPNRITANVALFDIKKRNVKIDDTISVNGINEKVYRTAGKVRSQGIELDLAGKLTDSLSLIGSYAWTDARVTADPENNGNEMTNVARHTASLFLTQDFGDAGIHAGDNLRAGAGARYVGRRAGDAANSFYLDDYTVADAFVAYSLPLNGYQVKWQLNIKNLFDKTYYPSSGGQYRVAIGEPRQFVLRASVDF, from the coding sequence ATGAAGAATAAGAAAATACGGCGTAACGGCTGGCCGGCGCTGGCGCTGCTGCCGTTCGGCATGCAGGCGGCCGCCGAAACGCGGAACGACACGCTGGAGGTTATCGCCACGGCGGAGCAGCAGGCGGAAACCGGCTATCAGCCGCATACAACCGTAACCGGCACCCGCAGCGAAAGCCGCCTGCTGGACGTACCGCAGGCGGTCAACGTGGTGCCAAGCCAGGTGATTGCCGACCGCGCGGTACGCAATATTGACGAAGCGTTATATAACGTCAGCGGCATTACCCAATCCAACACCCTCGGCGGCACCCAGGATGCGCTGATCAAGCGCGGCTTTGGCGACAACCGCGACGGCTCCCTGTTTCGGGACGGCGTACGCTCCATCCAGGCCCGCAACTTCACCCCGACCAGCGAGCGCGTGGAAGTGCTGAAAGGCCCGGCCTCCATGCTGTATGGCATGGGCGAACCCGGCGGCGTGATTAATATCATCAGCAAAAAACCGCAGCTGGTGCAAAAAACGCATATCGAAGGCTGGGGCAGCAGTTTTAACGGCGGCGGCGGCCAGTTGGACGTAACCGGACCGCTGGGCGCCTCCGGGCTGGCTTACCGTATGGTGGTCGATCATGACGAAACCGACTACTGGCGCAACTTCGGCCGCAACCGGCAAACCACCATCGCCCCGTCGCTGATGTGGTACGGGGAAGAGACCACGGTGCGGGTGGCCTACGAGCATATGGAATACCTGACGCCGTTCGATCGCGGCACCATTATCGACCCCAACAGCGACAAGCCGGTGAATACGCCGCGCGAAAGCCGTTTCGACGAGCATTACAACGCCACCCGCGGCGATCAGGACAGCATCACCCTACAGGCGGAGCGCAACCTGAGCGATCGCTGGAAAAGCAGCCTCACCTACTCCTATAACCGCAACCGCTATAGCGATAATCAGGCGCGGGCGATGAGCTACGATGCCGATAGCGGCATACTGACCCGGCGTCCGGACGCCACCGGCTATGCCCACGCGCAAACCCAGGTGGTGCAGCTTACGTTCAACGGGGATATTGACTGGGGACGGGTCAATCACCAGTTGCTGCTCGGCTTTGACTATGAAGCCGACCGCACCTTCCGCGGCGATATGATCCGCGGGACGAACAACAGTACGGACTTTACTATTTACCATCCGGTATACGGTCAGTTGGCGCCGTCTAGCAATGTCATCGCCTCGGACAGCGATCAGCGGGAAAATATCGACAGCAGCGGCTTCTTTCTGCAGGACGTCATTCGCCTGAACGATCGCTGGCAGCTGCTGGGCGGAGTGCGTTACGACAGCTTCGACGTGATGGCCGGCAAAGGCCGCCCGTTCGTCACCCGTACCGATAGCTCATATAACCGCGTAGTGCCGCGCGCCGGCATTATTTACAATCTGACGCCCTATTCTTCGCTTTATGCCAGCTACAGCGAGTCGTTTAAACCCAACTCGTCGATCGCCGATCAGATAGGTTCCCTTCCCCCAGAGATTGGCCAGTCTTACGAAATCGGCGCCAAGCTGGATCTGCCTAATCGTATTACCGCCAACGTGGCGCTTTTTGATATCAAAAAGCGTAATGTAAAGATTGACGACACTATATCTGTGAACGGAATTAACGAAAAGGTATACCGCACCGCCGGCAAAGTGCGCTCGCAGGGCATCGAGTTGGATCTGGCCGGCAAGCTGACGGATTCCCTCAGCCTGATCGGCTCCTACGCCTGGACCGATGCCCGCGTTACCGCCGACCCGGAAAATAACGGCAATGAAATGACCAACGTCGCGCGTCATACCGCCTCGCTGTTTCTGACCCAGGATTTCGGCGACGCCGGCATTCACGCCGGCGATAACCTGCGCGCCGGCGCCGGGGCGCGCTACGTCGGCCGCCGCGCCGGCGATGCGGCGAACAGCTTCTATCTGGATGACTATACGGTGGCGGATGCGTTCGTGGCTTACAGCCTGCCGCTTAACGGCTACCAGGTGAAGTGGCAGCTTAATATCAAGAACCTGTTTGATAAAACCTATTACCCCTCCAGCGGCGGTCAGTATCGCGTCGCCATTGGCGAACCGCGCCAGTTTGTGCTGCGCGCCAGCGTGGATTTCTAG
- a CDS encoding HD-GYP domain-containing protein, with the protein MRQHTVIGAELLAGDDSHLMVMPREIALTHHEKWNGGGYPRGLSGENIPQSGRVVAVADVFDALISERPYK; encoded by the coding sequence ATGCGTCAGCACACCGTTATCGGCGCCGAATTACTGGCCGGCGATGACTCGCATCTGATGGTGATGCCGCGCGAGATCGCGTTGACGCACCATGAAAAATGGAATGGCGGCGGCTATCCGCGAGGCCTGTCGGGGGAAAATATTCCGCAGTCCGGGCGTGTTGTCGCCGTGGCGGATGTGTTTGATGCGCTGATTTCCGAGCGTCCCTATAAATGA
- the ybbA gene encoding putative ABC transporter ATP-binding protein YbbA translates to MATNLGPAENILEVHHLSKHVGQGEHRLSILTGVELIVKPAQTIALIGESGSGKSTLLGILAGLDDGSEGEVSLMGESLNKLDEEGRAALRARDVGFVFQAFMLVPTLTALENVQLPALLRGESDGHSRGQAEQLLQQLGLGERLHHLPAQLSGGEQQRVALARAFSGRPQVLFADEPTGNLDRKTGERIVELLFSLNRDYATTLILVTHDEQLAARCERRLRLVDGKLREDA, encoded by the coding sequence ATGGCAACCAATCTCGGACCCGCGGAAAACATTCTTGAAGTTCATCATCTTAGTAAGCACGTCGGTCAAGGGGAACATCGGCTTTCCATCCTTACCGGAGTTGAGCTGATTGTCAAACCCGCGCAGACAATCGCCCTGATCGGCGAGTCGGGTTCGGGCAAGTCGACGCTGCTGGGTATTCTCGCCGGTCTGGACGACGGCAGCGAGGGCGAGGTCAGCCTGATGGGCGAATCGTTGAACAAACTGGACGAGGAAGGCCGCGCCGCGCTGCGCGCCAGAGACGTGGGGTTTGTTTTTCAGGCGTTTATGCTGGTGCCGACGCTGACCGCGTTGGAAAACGTCCAGTTGCCGGCGTTGCTGCGCGGCGAAAGCGACGGCCACAGCCGCGGGCAGGCGGAACAACTGTTGCAGCAACTGGGGTTGGGCGAGCGTCTGCATCATCTCCCGGCGCAGCTTTCCGGCGGGGAACAGCAGCGGGTGGCGCTGGCGCGCGCTTTCAGCGGGCGTCCCCAGGTGCTGTTCGCCGACGAGCCGACCGGCAATCTGGACCGCAAAACCGGCGAGCGCATCGTCGAACTGCTGTTTTCCCTCAACCGCGATTACGCCACCACGCTGATTCTGGTCACCCATGACGAACAGCTGGCGGCGCGCTGTGAGCGGCGGCTGCGGCTGGTGGACGGCAAGCTGCGGGAGGACGCATGA
- a CDS encoding response regulator, which translates to MNLKLVTRILDKFRHIRLVTMRTAEAGIAFAMAHRTDLILLDMNMPYLDGYAIMKQLKSLHDPQLPPNGRLCVSTPLSAPNYWPAMTRI; encoded by the coding sequence GTGAACCTCAAGCTGGTGACGCGGATCCTGGATAAATTTCGCCATATTCGCCTGGTGACCATGCGCACCGCCGAAGCGGGGATCGCCTTCGCCATGGCGCATCGGACCGATTTGATTCTGCTCGACATGAATATGCCGTATCTGGACGGCTATGCGATTATGAAGCAGTTGAAATCGCTCCACGATCCGCAGCTGCCGCCGAATGGGAGATTATGCGTCAGCACACCGTTATCGGCGCCGAATTACTGGCCGGCGATGACTCGCATCTGA
- the upp gene encoding uracil phosphoribosyltransferase translates to MKIVEVKHPLVKHKLGLMRESEVSTKRFRELASEVGSLLTYEATADLATEKVTIDGWCGPVEVDQIKGKKITVVPILRAGLGMMEGVLENVPSARISVVGIYRNEETLEPVPYFQKLVSNIEERMALVVDPMLATGGSMIATVDLLKKAGCRSIKVLVLVAAPEGIAALEKAHPDIELYTAAIDKGLNEQGYIMPGLGDAGDKIFGTK, encoded by the coding sequence ATGAAGATCGTCGAGGTGAAACACCCGCTCGTCAAACATAAACTGGGCCTGATGCGTGAGAGCGAGGTTAGCACCAAGCGTTTTCGCGAGCTGGCTTCCGAAGTGGGCAGTTTATTAACCTATGAAGCCACGGCCGATTTAGCCACCGAAAAAGTGACCATCGACGGTTGGTGCGGTCCGGTTGAAGTCGATCAAATCAAAGGCAAAAAAATTACCGTGGTGCCGATCCTGCGCGCCGGTCTGGGGATGATGGAAGGGGTGCTGGAAAATGTCCCCAGCGCGCGCATCAGCGTTGTCGGTATCTACCGCAATGAAGAGACGCTGGAGCCGGTGCCCTATTTCCAGAAATTGGTTTCCAATATCGAGGAACGGATGGCGCTGGTGGTCGACCCGATGCTGGCGACCGGCGGCTCAATGATCGCCACCGTCGATCTGCTGAAAAAAGCCGGCTGCCGGAGTATCAAGGTGTTGGTGCTGGTCGCCGCCCCGGAAGGCATTGCCGCGCTGGAAAAAGCGCACCCGGATATCGAACTTTACACCGCGGCGATCGATAAGGGCCTCAATGAGCAGGGCTATATTATGCCGGGCCTGGGCGATGCGGGCGACAAGATATTTGGTACTAAATAA
- the purN gene encoding phosphoribosylglycinamide formyltransferase, which translates to MKNFVILISGQGSNLQALIDACKRGRIKGKIAAVFSDNPEAPGLQLAQDAGIPAHAVSPEGFADRAAYDAAMMQEIEQYQPALIVLAGYMRILSPDFVAQFAGKILNIHPSLLPKYPGLHTHRKALENGDAEHGASVHFVTDELDGGPLILQAKVPIFSDDSEESLQERVQTQEHTIYPMVVGWFISGRLVMRENQAWLDGVRVPSQGYAAE; encoded by the coding sequence ATGAAAAATTTCGTTATCTTGATATCGGGTCAGGGAAGCAATTTGCAGGCGTTGATAGACGCCTGCAAGCGCGGACGTATTAAAGGCAAGATAGCCGCAGTATTCAGTGACAATCCCGAAGCTCCGGGCCTACAGCTGGCGCAGGATGCCGGCATACCGGCGCACGCCGTCAGCCCGGAAGGATTTGCCGATCGCGCCGCTTACGATGCGGCAATGATGCAGGAAATAGAACAGTACCAGCCGGCGCTGATCGTGCTGGCGGGCTATATGCGGATTCTCAGTCCCGATTTCGTCGCGCAGTTCGCCGGTAAAATACTCAATATCCATCCGTCGCTGTTGCCGAAGTATCCCGGCCTGCATACTCATCGTAAAGCGCTGGAAAACGGCGACGCCGAACACGGCGCGTCGGTGCATTTCGTCACCGACGAACTGGATGGCGGGCCGTTGATTCTTCAGGCCAAAGTCCCCATTTTCAGTGATGATAGTGAAGAAAGTCTACAGGAACGGGTGCAGACGCAAGAACACACCATTTATCCCATGGTGGTCGGCTGGTTTATCTCCGGCCGGTTGGTTATGCGCGAAAATCAGGCCTGGCTGGATGGCGTGCGCGTTCCCTCGCAGGGTTACGCCGCCGAATAA
- the ybbP gene encoding putative ABC transporter permease subunit YbbP produces the protein MIWRWFWREWRSPSLLIVWLALTLAVACVLALGTIGDRMEKGLSQQSRDFLAGDRVLRASRPVDEAWLQRAQQQGLTLSRQISFMTMTFAGDTPQLARVKATDQRYPLYGELQTRPAGLRAEQGTVLVAPRLLALLGLKVGDMLDVGDTSLRINGELIQEPDSGFNPFDTAPRILMNLADVEKTGAIQPGGRISWRYMFAGDERQITEFGDFIKPQLKPDQRWYGMEDSEGALSQSLKRSQQFLLLSALLTLLLSIAAVAVSMGHYCRSRYDLVAVLKTLGAGRRALRRLIVGQWLSVLGLAALCGSLVGLGFEAVLMKMLAPVLPATLPAAGLWPWVWALGSLLLISLLVGLRPYRLLLATQPLRVLRQDVTANVWPLRYYLPAVLAIVVGLLAVLSGGSSLLWSLLGGMAVLSLLLGVIGWGGLLLLRRLTVKQLAMRLAINRLLRQPWSTLSQLAAFSLSFMLLALLLVMRGDLLERWQRQLPPDSPNYFLLNITAEQVPQVKTFLERHQVKPELFYPIIRARLTEINQQVATEVIHEDDPGGNTVNRELNLTWMHGIPDHNVLVEGEAPKAGEVSMEAEEAKEMGIKIGDTLTFTGDTQPFSARVTSFRQVDWESLRPNFFFIFPPGALDSQPQSWLTSFRHDGDEQMVVQLNRQFPTLSVMDVGSILRQVGQVLQQVSRALEIMVILVLLCGVLLLLAQIQVGMRQRRQELMVYRTLGAGLRLLRTTLWCEFAVLGLVAGAAAAIGAEAALWLLQSRVFNFPWQPNLAMWLILPLAAALLLSLCGGWLGLRLLRGKALFRQFAG, from the coding sequence ATGATCTGGCGGTGGTTCTGGCGCGAATGGCGCTCTCCTTCATTATTGATTGTCTGGCTGGCGTTAACGCTCGCCGTGGCCTGCGTGCTGGCGCTGGGCACCATCGGCGACCGGATGGAAAAGGGGCTGAGCCAGCAAAGCCGTGATTTTCTGGCCGGCGACCGGGTGTTGCGCGCGTCGCGCCCGGTGGATGAAGCCTGGCTACAGCGGGCGCAGCAGCAGGGATTGACGTTGAGCCGGCAGATTTCATTTATGACCATGACCTTTGCCGGCGATACGCCGCAGTTGGCCAGGGTAAAAGCCACCGACCAGCGCTATCCGTTATACGGCGAGCTGCAGACTCGTCCGGCCGGGCTGCGGGCGGAGCAGGGAACCGTGCTGGTCGCCCCGCGCCTGTTGGCGCTGCTGGGGCTTAAGGTCGGCGATATGCTGGACGTCGGCGATACCTCGCTGCGGATTAACGGCGAGCTGATTCAGGAGCCGGATTCCGGTTTTAACCCCTTTGATACCGCGCCGCGGATTTTGATGAATCTGGCCGACGTGGAGAAGACCGGAGCCATACAGCCCGGCGGGCGCATCAGCTGGCGCTATATGTTTGCGGGCGACGAGCGGCAAATCACCGAGTTCGGCGATTTTATCAAGCCGCAGCTCAAGCCCGACCAGCGCTGGTACGGCATGGAGGATTCCGAAGGAGCGCTGAGCCAGTCGTTAAAACGCTCGCAGCAATTTCTGCTGCTGTCCGCGCTGCTGACTTTGCTGTTATCCATCGCCGCGGTGGCCGTTTCCATGGGGCATTATTGCCGCAGCCGCTATGATTTGGTCGCGGTGTTGAAAACGCTGGGCGCCGGACGACGGGCGCTGCGACGGCTGATCGTCGGGCAGTGGCTGTCGGTGCTGGGGCTGGCGGCGCTGTGCGGCAGCCTGGTCGGGCTGGGCTTTGAGGCGGTGCTGATGAAAATGCTGGCGCCGGTCCTGCCGGCGACGCTGCCGGCCGCCGGGCTGTGGCCGTGGGTATGGGCGCTGGGGTCGCTGCTGCTGATTTCATTGCTGGTCGGGCTGCGCCCTTACCGTTTACTGCTGGCGACGCAGCCGCTGCGCGTATTGCGCCAGGATGTGACGGCCAATGTCTGGCCGCTGCGTTACTACCTGCCGGCGGTGCTGGCGATTGTGGTGGGGCTGCTTGCCGTGCTGTCCGGCGGCAGCTCCCTGCTGTGGTCGCTGCTGGGCGGCATGGCGGTGCTGTCGTTGTTACTGGGGGTGATTGGCTGGGGCGGGTTGTTGCTGCTGCGCCGTTTGACGGTTAAGCAACTGGCGATGCGGCTGGCGATTAACCGCCTGCTGCGTCAGCCCTGGTCGACGCTCAGCCAACTGGCGGCGTTTTCGCTGTCGTTTATGCTGCTTGCCCTGCTGCTGGTGATGCGCGGCGATTTGCTGGAACGCTGGCAACGGCAGCTGCCGCCGGACAGTCCGAACTATTTTCTGTTGAATATCACCGCGGAGCAGGTGCCGCAGGTGAAAACCTTTCTTGAGCGGCACCAGGTTAAACCGGAGCTGTTCTATCCCATTATTCGCGCCCGTCTGACGGAAATTAATCAGCAGGTGGCGACGGAAGTGATTCATGAGGACGATCCGGGCGGCAACACGGTAAACCGCGAGCTGAATCTGACCTGGATGCACGGGATACCGGATCACAACGTGCTGGTGGAGGGGGAAGCGCCGAAAGCCGGCGAAGTCTCGATGGAGGCGGAAGAAGCAAAAGAGATGGGGATTAAAATCGGCGATACGCTGACCTTTACCGGCGACACGCAGCCGTTCAGCGCCCGGGTCACCAGCTTCCGCCAGGTGGATTGGGAAAGCCTGCGCCCGAACTTTTTCTTTATCTTTCCTCCCGGCGCGCTGGACAGCCAGCCGCAGTCGTGGCTGACCAGCTTCCGCCACGATGGCGACGAGCAGATGGTAGTCCAGCTAAACCGCCAGTTCCCGACGCTAAGCGTGATGGATGTGGGCAGCATTCTGCGTCAGGTGGGGCAGGTATTGCAGCAGGTGAGCCGGGCGCTGGAAATTATGGTGATCCTGGTGCTGTTGTGCGGCGTATTGCTGCTGCTGGCGCAAATCCAGGTGGGGATGCGTCAGCGGCGGCAGGAACTGATGGTGTACCGCACCCTGGGCGCCGGGCTGCGCCTGTTGCGCACCACGCTGTGGTGCGAGTTCGCCGTATTGGGGCTGGTGGCGGGGGCAGCGGCCGCTATCGGCGCGGAGGCGGCGCTGTGGCTGTTGCAGAGCCGGGTGTTCAATTTCCCGTGGCAGCCGAATCTGGCGATGTGGCTGATATTGCCGTTGGCGGCGGCGCTGTTGTTATCGCTGTGCGGCGGCTGGCTGGGGCTGCGGTTGCTGCGCGGCAAGGCGCTGTTCCGGCAATTCGCCGGGTGA
- a CDS encoding ABC transporter substrate-binding protein gives MRLAILIVLSLLGPLASAKTVTDILGRQVTIPDHPRRIILGESRMLYTLALLEPGNPAKYVVGWPGDMARYDAQSWQRYTEKFPAIKQIPQLGSGGLPTLNAETLLPLKPDLVILPRLAKQRAGDDLLQQTLTSAGIPVIYVDLRVDLLRNTLPSIQLLGEALNQPRRAAAFSEFYQQHMNVIRQRIAQYQGKKTTVMLHLHLGRRDTCCTTAVGGNLGDLLAFAGGENIAAGTINSVYGELSPERVLAADPDVYIATGMAGPDGKRFSSLMLGPAVSRQQAQNSFSTLIRQDAILSHLAAVQQGRAWSMWHNFYLSPYHVVMVEMFAKALYPDLFEDIEPQLTLKKLYQQFLPIDFSGTYWSQLAHEE, from the coding sequence ATGCGCCTTGCCATCCTTATTGTTTTATCGCTTCTTGGCCCGCTGGCGTCGGCAAAAACCGTCACCGATATTCTGGGCCGACAGGTGACGATCCCGGACCACCCGCGGCGCATCATCCTCGGTGAAAGCCGCATGCTTTATACGCTGGCCCTGCTTGAGCCGGGAAATCCGGCGAAATACGTCGTGGGCTGGCCGGGCGACATGGCGCGTTATGACGCGCAAAGCTGGCAACGCTATACGGAAAAATTCCCGGCAATCAAGCAGATCCCGCAGTTAGGCAGCGGCGGTTTACCCACGCTGAATGCGGAAACCCTGCTGCCGTTAAAACCCGATCTGGTGATTTTGCCGCGGCTGGCAAAACAGCGCGCCGGCGATGACCTGCTGCAACAGACGCTGACCAGCGCGGGTATTCCGGTTATCTACGTCGATTTGCGCGTTGATTTGCTCCGCAACACCCTGCCGAGCATCCAACTGCTGGGAGAGGCGCTGAATCAGCCGCGGCGGGCCGCGGCGTTCAGCGAATTTTATCAGCAGCATATGAATGTCATTCGTCAGCGCATCGCGCAATACCAGGGTAAAAAAACCACGGTGATGCTGCATCTGCATCTCGGCCGCCGCGATACCTGCTGCACCACCGCCGTGGGGGGAAACCTGGGCGATCTGCTGGCCTTCGCCGGCGGCGAAAATATCGCCGCCGGCACCATCAACAGCGTATACGGCGAGCTCAGCCCGGAACGCGTACTGGCGGCCGACCCCGACGTCTACATCGCCACCGGCATGGCCGGGCCGGACGGCAAACGTTTTTCCAGCCTGATGCTGGGGCCCGCGGTCAGCCGGCAGCAGGCGCAAAACAGCTTCAGCACACTGATTCGTCAGGACGCCATCCTCTCGCACCTTGCGGCGGTGCAACAAGGACGGGCGTGGAGCATGTGGCACAACTTTTACCTCAGCCCTTATCACGTCGTTATGGTGGAGATGTTCGCTAAAGCCCTCTACCCCGACCTGTTCGAGGATATCGAGCCGCAACTCACACTAAAAAAACTCTACCAGCAGTTTTTACCTATTGATTTTTCAGGGACATACTGGAGTCAACTTGCACATGAAGAATAA